The sequence TCGATAACCAACGGTTGATCGCCGATGCCAAGTCGGGAGTGAGCGGTGCTGGTCGCAAGGCAGCACTAGGAACCCTGTTGTGCGAGGCAACCGAAAGCCTCAAAGCCTACGCCGTGGCTGGGCATCGTCATCTTCCTGAAATCCTTCAGGGATTGAATCAGGCGGCGACGACCCCTGTCGGGCTTACTTTTGTTCCGCACCTGACGCCCATGGCACGCGGTATCCACGCGACGCTTTACGCCATTCTGCGCGATTCCAAAGCTGATCTCCAGGCGATCTTCGAAGAGCGTTATGCCAATGAACCCTTTGTGGACGTGATGCCCGCAGGTAGCCATCCCGAAACTCGCAGTGTGCGTGGTGCGAATATCTGCCGTCTGGCCATCCATCAACCCCAAGGTGGCGATACCGTGGTGGTACTTGCGGTTATCGATAATCTGGTTAAGGGCGCTGCTGGTCAAGCTATTCAGAACATGAATCTCATGTTCGGCCTGCCCGAAACCCTGGGGCTGGAGGGGGTCGCGCTGTTGCCTTAGATCTTAAAAAATTATGTCGGGATTAGTCCACGGGAGGCAAAGTATCCA is a genomic window of Gammaproteobacteria bacterium containing:
- the argC gene encoding N-acetyl-gamma-glutamyl-phosphate reductase, giving the protein MIKVGIVGGTGYTGVELLRLLVAHPGVHVEIITSRSEAGVAVADLFPNLRRKSALRFTEPDQKALANCEVIFFATPNGTAMGMARELLAHGVRIIDLAADFRLIDAEVWRRWYNIPHACPELLAEAVYGLPEMNRTTLRQARLVANPGCYPTAIQLGLLPLIERDLVDNQRLIADAKSGVSGAGRKAALGTLLCEATESLKAYAVAGHRHLPEILQGLNQAATTPVGLTFVPHLTPMARGIHATLYAILRDSKADLQAIFEERYANEPFVDVMPAGSHPETRSVRGANICRLAIHQPQGGDTVVVLAVIDNLVKGAAGQAIQNMNLMFGLPETLGLEGVALLP